The proteins below are encoded in one region of Paramisgurnus dabryanus chromosome 2, PD_genome_1.1, whole genome shotgun sequence:
- the LOC135730751 gene encoding uncharacterized protein yields MINAEWLCSSFKLCEIVDVSQYVQTDNSTQVEINRNSFPQPAYNPSSLKVTLEAYSLLLDGAFERNIKHTDQKVIEHQYAQTDSIHHFAQKTAKTIIELAMTKGETPSSEHSENKCNLIDPRQSSKMRGNDVNMLAEELTLQACCKAWEEMGRHFVLRPDDTSDKEVTEGAFVTSGHNCEEDMDIKMEEYDYKFANTLKSMVSLGSIEYPDAPPSTPLHPEMLKSRDSFTRKLKGGLAKEFLPSTPPSTPKDQMQPLLGNQMNGGPGDKSEFMTRLMRSLSLECRWQGGLEEEKDGEDGGLQDEIPKLADYATQLSSDILNFITTNDVEVNKEVWATAEELADEIVIASLAEVLMKEKEESRREQNGRKSVAPQLSTACVAAEDIKILASDLIINAVVHAFAKLKQGGLQHQHLSSQATQQQPWEKEIYSCKDSMPSNKASTVSCCNDTLEYTGIAFDAMNMTSSVHTYANKFAQDVLENSVRDASCLPPVNLRQGTHVKIGSQKDIRPLVIIKMYSEVSSNVHELQCALLWAAASQTGTSELFFDLPDTGLKQKLCRLSRSARLNGWTVGALVASLCQFCDMQQEASRGHHKSSDSLLGHLHQLIDNTPLN; encoded by the exons ATGATTAATGCAGAGTGGCTGTGCAGCTCATTTAAACTGTGTGAGATAGTCGATGTATCACAGTATGTTCAGACTGAT AACTCTACGCAGGTAGAAATCAACAGGAACTCATTTCCACAACCTGCTTATAACCCATCATCTCTCAAAGTCACATTGGAAGCTTACAGCCTTTTATTGGATGGAGCGTTTGAACGGAACATTAAACATACCGATCAAAAGGTGATTGAACATCAGTATGCACAGACAGACTCCATTCATCACTTTGCGCAGAAGACAGCCAAAACAATTATAGAGTTAGCTATGACGAAAGGAGAGACCCCGTCGTCTGAacattctgaaaacaaatgcaatcTTATTGACCCAAGACAATCGAGCAAGATGAGAGGGAATGACGTGAATATGCTAGCAGAGGAGCTAACATTACAAGCCTGTTGCAAAGCATGGGAAGAGATGGGAAGACATTTTGTTCTTAGGCCTGATGATACATCTGATAAAGAAGTTACGGAGGGAGCTTTTGTAACCTCGGGGCACAACTGCGAGGAAGACATGGACATCAAGATGGAAGAATATGATTACAAGTTTGCAAACACTTTGAAGAGCATGGTTAGTCTTGGTTCTATTGAATACCCTGATGCCCCTCCAAGTACCCCTTTACATCCAGAGATGTTGAAGAGCCGAGACAGTTTCACAAGGAAGCTAAAGGGAGGGCTAGCTAAGGAGTTCCTTCCTTCGACACCTCCTTCAACCCCCAAAGATCAGATGCAGCCCTTATTGGGGAACCAGATGAACGGTGGCCCTGGTGACAAATCGGAGTTTATGACGCGATTGATGCGCTCGCTGTCACTAGAGTGCCGTTGGCAAGGGGGGCTAGAAGAGGAGAAGGATGGAGAGGATGGTGGACTTCAAGATGAGATTCCCAAACTGGCTGACTATGCGACTCAACTGTCTTCAGACATCCTTAATTTTATTACTACCAATGATGTAGAAGTAAATAAAGAAGTATGGGCTACTGCTGAGGAACTAGCGGATGAGATTGTCATAGCATCTTTAGCAGAGGTGTTAatgaaagaaaaagaagaaagcAGAAGAGAACAGAACGGTCGTAAGTCTGTTGCTCCCCAACTTAGCACGGCATGCGTTGCAGCAGAAGATATAAAGATTTTAGCTAGTGATCTTATCATTAATGCTGTGGTTCATGCTTTTGCAAAGCTCAAACAGGGTGGGCTTCAACATCAACATCTTTCGAGCCAAGCAACCCAACAGCAGCCATGGGAAAAAGAGATTTATTCGTGTAAAGACTCAATGCCGTCCAACAAAGCCTCAACCGTCAGTTGCTGTAACGATACATTAGAATACACTGGCATTGCATTTGATGCCATGAATATGACATCATCGGTACACACATATGCTAACAAATTTGCACAAGACGTACTTGAAAATTCTGTACGTGATGCTTCCTGCTTGCCGCCGGTAAACTTGAGGCAGGGAacacatgttaaaattggcTCACAGAAAGACATTAGACCTCTCGTAATCATCAAGATGTATTCTGAGGTAAGCAGCAATGTTCATGAACTACAGTGTGCTCTGCTGTGGGCTGCGGCCTCTCAGACAGGAACTTCAGAGCTTTTCTTTGATCTACCAGACACAGGCCTTAAACAAAAG CTTTGTAGACTCTCCCGCAGTGCCCGCTTGAATGGCTGGACAGTGGGTGCCTTGGTGGCATCACTCTGCCAGTTTTGTGATATGCAGCAAGAGGCCAGCAGAGGGCACCATAAGAGCTCTGATTCTTTGTTAGGGCATCTGCATCAGCTCATTGACAATACACCTTTAAACTGA